The Nitrospirota bacterium sequence TCTTCCGATATTCTAATAGCTGTCGCCATAGCAGCGCCTCCATATCATGTATTTGCAACTATTTTAATTCAATTTGCAGCAAAATGCAACTCTACGCTGCTGCCGCGGCAGGTATTTGATGGGTATTTGTAATTTGTGGCCCAACGCGAAGCTAAGGGGCGCGGCGGCTTTATCGCTGCGTCCCTCTTGAGCGTTTTGTTAGCATTATTGTTCCATGCCTTGTTCTGGGATATGTGCTTCAATAAAAGTGCGGACCTTTTTTGATAGCTCTCTTGAATTGTCCGTATTTCCGAACAGAACATGATCTCCTTTCACCCATGAGAAATCTTTTGGCTCCGCAGCCTGTTCATATAATCTCTGAGCGTATTTGATATCAATGAACCTATCTTCTTTGCCATGCAAAATAAGTTTTGGATTTTTCAGACTCTTAACGAGAGGATAATTATTGAAATTTTCACCGAATAGCCCTATGAGAAAGTCCGGCAAACCGATAAGAGTATATTTTTTCAGATAATCGCCTGCACTTGTTACTCCGGAATCAACAATGACTAAGACATGCTCACGTTTTGATGCGCCATAAAAGGCAAGCGAAGCCCCCATGGAAGCTCCATAGAGTACAATTCTATCCTGGCTGATATTTCTCTCATTTGTTAAATAATCAATTGCTGCTATGGTCATTTGATACGAGTTCTCCAAGCCCATTTTTCCTTTGCTTGCGCCTGTGCCAGGAAAGTCGCAAGCAAAGATATTGGCATCAATATTTTGATACAGGTTTCTTATCACAGGCAAGTAATCAAAAACATTTCCTCGGGAGCCGTGCAGAAAAATAATTGTCGGTAGCCGGTCGTGATTTGCCTTCTTAATAGACCATGCGTAAAGTATGGAGCCGTCAATGTTCTTATAGATCACTTCTTCAATAGGAAGATTTATCTCTCCAATATTGTATTTATCAACTACATCGCCGCCTCGGATGGCCCTGTTATCAAAGGCGCATGCCGATATAGCGAGCACGGAAATCAATA is a genomic window containing:
- a CDS encoding alpha/beta hydrolase, with translation MLKKTYLILLISVLAISACAFDNRAIRGGDVVDKYNIGEINLPIEEVIYKNIDGSILYAWSIKKANHDRLPTIIFLHGSRGNVFDYLPVIRNLYQNIDANIFACDFPGTGASKGKMGLENSYQMTIAAIDYLTNERNISQDRIVLYGASMGASLAFYGASKREHVLVIVDSGVTSAGDYLKKYTLIGLPDFLIGLFGENFNNYPLVKSLKNPKLILHGKEDRFIDIKYAQRLYEQAAEPKDFSWVKGDHVLFGNTDNSRELSKKVRTFIEAHIPEQGMEQ